The following coding sequences lie in one Bacteroides helcogenes P 36-108 genomic window:
- a CDS encoding DUF3575 domain-containing protein — protein MMLVVMPLAMMTGFPLQAQEMPSFVVAVDSLSRYIPIPDSLVEERHTAEDYAGLRRLMINSDAPYRDAVVKAIDKHRRSADIKAALFRMESGHVWQRLLHDYYPRLRAARVVLFVSATETPEAHTPDSRSEPTEAGATVADTAVATSGAIMEQTSILSKKEKTSLQPMLNVKTNLLYDIALVVPQYGWAPTPNISLEFMPRSGHITAVAEWMGSGWRSDKRLKTYILKDILLEGRYYLQGDAAYTGHYFAAYGNLGEFDIQFSATKAWINDKFGKAWGCGIGWGYVRRIGQSPWKWEVNAAVGYLHTPYDSYHPAEDWAVQGNFYYNWHDDPTKFEKRRSTFNYFGLTHLGISISYDLPWFGWKK, from the coding sequence ATGATGCTGGTCGTTATGCCGCTGGCAATGATGACCGGATTTCCCTTGCAGGCGCAAGAAATGCCATCGTTCGTGGTGGCGGTCGATTCCCTTTCCCGCTACATCCCCATACCCGACTCACTGGTGGAGGAACGTCATACGGCAGAAGACTATGCCGGGCTGCGCCGCCTGATGATAAATTCCGATGCACCCTACCGGGATGCCGTGGTGAAAGCGATAGACAAACACCGCCGTTCTGCCGATATCAAAGCGGCCTTGTTTCGTATGGAAAGCGGGCATGTTTGGCAGCGTTTGCTGCACGATTATTATCCCCGCCTGCGTGCCGCCCGTGTAGTGCTCTTCGTGTCGGCAACGGAGACTCCCGAAGCACACACGCCGGACAGCCGTTCCGAACCGACTGAAGCGGGAGCAACGGTTGCCGACACTGCGGTTGCCACTTCCGGGGCAATTATGGAACAAACCAGCATCCTTTCTAAAAAAGAGAAGACTTCCCTTCAACCCATGCTGAACGTGAAGACCAACCTGCTCTACGACATCGCCCTTGTCGTCCCCCAATACGGCTGGGCGCCCACGCCGAACATTTCCCTTGAGTTCATGCCCCGGAGCGGTCATATCACCGCCGTAGCGGAATGGATGGGTAGCGGATGGCGCAGCGACAAGCGGCTGAAAACCTATATATTGAAGGACATCCTCCTCGAAGGACGCTACTACCTGCAAGGCGATGCCGCCTACACGGGACACTACTTTGCCGCCTACGGCAACTTGGGCGAGTTCGACATCCAGTTCTCCGCTACCAAAGCATGGATAAACGATAAGTTTGGCAAAGCATGGGGCTGCGGCATCGGCTGGGGCTACGTCAGGCGCATCGGGCAGTCGCCGTGGAAGTGGGAAGTCAATGCCGCCGTGGGCTACTTGCATACCCCTTACGACAGCTACCACCCCGCCGAAGACTGGGCGGTGCAGGGCAACTTCTACTACAATTGGCACGACGACCCCACGAAGTTCGAGAAGCGGAGAAGCACCTTCAACTACTTCGGACTGACACACCTCGGCATCAGCATCAGCTACGATTTGCCGTGGTTCGGATGGAAGAAATAA